GAGCTATGACTGAAATCTGGTGTTTGTGCAGTTTGAAGGTTGGCGGCGTATTTGGTTGATCTGTTGTTGCGAGACAGCAAGGCACCCGAAGGAGATTTACCATTTCAGATGCTCGCCACCATCGGTGCAGATCAGTTGCCCGGTGACCGCAGGGGCATCAATAAAATAGCCCAATGCTGCGGTGATATCCTCAAGGTTTACCCCTCGCTCCAACACTGTGTCTCGACGCTCTTGGGCAAAGACTTCTTCAGACTGATGTTGACCTTGCAAGGTTGGTCCAGGGCCTATGCCGTTCACCCGGATTGCCGGCGCCAGCGCTTGGGCCGTCGTACGTGTCATGGCCCAAAGACCCATCTTGGCAATGGTATAGCTCATGAACTCCGGCGTCAGGCTGTGCACGCGTTGGTCAATCATGTTCACAATCAGCCCAGTGGCACGCGGCTCGCCGCGTTCATCTGGCGTGGCGTGCAGCCCCTGCCCCGCCATGGCCTGCGTCAGCACAAAAGGCGCGCGCAGGTTGCTGCCAATATGGCGCTCCCAGCTTTCAGGGGTGGCCGTGTAGATGTCATCCGCTTCAAATATCGACGCATTGTTGACCAAACAGGTGATCGGACCTCCAAGCGCCGCCGCCGCGCGGGGCAGCAGGGTCTGCGTCTCAGCCTCGTCGAGCAGGTTGGCTTGCAATAGAGAGGCACGCCGCCCCTGCGCCACGATGTCAGCGGCTGTTTCTTCCGCCTCCATCCGCGAGGTGGCGTAATGCACGGCCACATCGAACCCTCGTCCCGCAAGGTAGAGCGCCATAGCGCGCCCGAGGCGCTTTCCAGCGCCGGTCACCAGTGCTCGACGCATGACGCCTCTCCTCAGATCCTAATCAGACTTGGGTAAAACACATAAAGCGCGCGCAGCACCAGACCCCCCAAAAAAGACAGAGCGGCCGAGATCACTTAGCCAACATGGAAGAGCGTGTTGAACAGCTTCGGGTCGAAGCTTTGCGCGGCAAAGGTATCGCCTTGGGTCAGCACGCTAATGGCATCATGGCTGTGCAGGCTTTCTTGATGGCTTGCCACAATGCGGAAATCCCCTACCCGCGCATCCGCAAGGAGCTGTTCACAAAAGAGCCGCGCCGCATCCTCGACGAAGATCGGGTTGGCGGCGTTCAGCTCGGCAAAGGCCTGTTCGTCTTCGCGTTTGACCATCACTTGGGTTTCTGTCGGCACCGCGCGGCGGCAAAAGTCAATCAGGTCTTCAAACCAGAGGCAGCCCTCTGCGTCGAGGACCTCCACCGAGATCCGCGCGACCGAGCGCTGTGAATGCGGCGTGGCCAACTGCCCGCGGGTTGCGCGGGCATGTTCGCTCAGCTCCAGCGAACAAGGACAGGTGCTGGAATAAACATAGTCGAGATGGACGATCTTTTTGCGCTTCCCCTCCTGTTCTACAAGTTCCAGCGCGATGTCGTAATATTGGTAGCCGGCGAGCCCCGAGCGCAGACTTTCGATCTTCATTGGGAAGGAAAACCGCATCTGGATCCGCGCATCGAGGCTTTCCAGATCAGCTTTATAGTCATCCAGCGCGGCTTCGATCACCTCGAAGCTGAAGGTCGCTTCAGCATGGCGGTAGAAGCTGCGCATGATACGAGACATATTAATGCCCTTCTTCTGCGCATCGAGCGAGACCGACCCGGTGACCGAGGTTTCAAGCTGCAAATCACCGGCGCCGCGGCTGTGGTAGCGGATCGGCAGGCGGAAGTTGGAAATGCCCACATGCTGGATCAACTGCTGCGCGCCGCGGATCAGGCTGGAAGGGCCGTTTTGCAGGTCAGGCAGCGTGGCTTTGTAATTGGCACCCCCGGTGAAATCCGCCGGATAGATGCGGTTGAACGCGGGGTATCCGGCACCGTTTACCATCCGCGCGACCGCGGGGTCGAGCGCGGCGACCTCGGCCGAAGTGGCCTCCTGAGCCCACGCGCGCAGGGTGGCGAGCGCAGCCTTGGCCGCCTTCCGATCCGGTGTCTCTGACACCTTTGTCTCAATAGTCATAAGCGCCCCTTTGATCTGTCGGCCGCACGCTAAGATGGTTTAACCGGTAACACCATGGCACAGCGCAGCAAGACGACACCTTGGCCAGCCCCTCGTATCGGGTGACACAGACCAAAGGCTCTCGAACGTGACAACGTTTGCAGAGCAGGCCTGGGGCTGCCACTACGGTCCCCAGCCCGAATTGACTTGCCAAGCATTTCCCACATAGATGCACAATCTATGGTAATATCCGAGGCGACAGGTGCCCCTTTCAAAAATCAACGGTAAACTTCTGCATTTTGTCCATATCCCTAAAACGGGTGGATCGTGCATCACAAGCTACCTCAGGGCCAAGGGACCGCTGGCTCTTTACAGCCGCGAGCCGGTAGAATGGTCCAAAACCACGCCTCAACATATGGAAGCAGCAACGCAGCGCATGATCTTGCCCGATGGTTTTTGCGATCATCGGTTCTGTATTCTGCGCGACCCGTTTGAGCGTTTGCTGAGCGAGTATCGCTACCGTGCGACCCGAAAAAATCCTGCCGAGGCACTGCCCGAGCACATCGGGCCCGGCGACGCACTGACCGTGGAGCTCGATTGGACGACAGAGTTTTGCGGCACCTTTGATGCATGGGTTGAAAAGATTTTTGCAGATCAGATTGCTGACCCCTATCTGTCGGACAATCACATCCGACCTCAGGTGGAATTTACCGGGCCCGACGTAAAGATGTTTCTCTTTGAGGAGGGCCTCGAGCAGGTGTTCCACTGGATTGACCATGTCACTCAAACTGACCGCGCCATCGTGCCTCTCGACCGCAACAGCAGCGTGAAATTCTCCATCCAAATGCTTGAACAAACGCGTAAATCAATCGAAAACTTCTACCAAGAAGACCTGCAGTTGATCCAAGAAATCAAAGCAGGAAGGAGATCCGCGCTGCAAGTATCACGCTAAAGTTCAAGGCCACCACCGGCCCCCTGTGAGGAGCCCTCATAGGGGGGCACATGCTCTCCCGCGCGGTCCAATACTACGTCACAGGACAGAACTCTGCTTGGTCAAAGCATAACAGACAGGGTAAGGAACTTCTGGCGGTGAGAACCAGTCCCCGTCCTGCAAAGTGGCATCTATTTTGAAAAGGCCTCAAAATTGCCACCAATATCTGGTTGTCTTTGAACCGACATACGAGAGCGACGGGGACCATCAAGGATCGATTATGAGACTTAAGAATATTCTGAACCCCATTTTTGTGGCTGCCTTGCTCGCCCTCCCCACTATAGGGGCCGCGCAAACAATCTTGACTGTTGCAACCTCCGAGCAATCCGCGACCTATACGCTGGAAGATCTGCTCGCGCTGCCTCAGACCACCGTTGTGACTAAAAACGACTATGTGGATACCGCAGCCACGTTCCAAGGACCGCGCCTGCGCGCGGTGCTGGAGCCCCTGAATGTCGCGCCCGATGCGACCCTAAAAATGGTGGCACTGAATGATTTCAGCTCAGATGTGCCAGCCGTAGATGCCTTTGATTACGATGTCATTCTGGCGGTGCTGCGTGACGGAGAGCCGATGTCAGTGCGGGACAAAGGACCTATTTGGGTCATTTATCCGATGGACGACCATGCGGAGCTTCAAGACAATTCCATTAACGGCAGACTGGTATGGCAGCTCAAAAACATATCCGTCGAGTGACCGATAAAAGCAGATCCGTTCGCGCGGCGCTTCTCGTATTTTTTGTAGGCGCCGTGCTTTTTGGCAGTGGGATCGTCTATAAGCTGAGCGATAGGGTCGACAATATCCAGACCGCGGAGCAAAGCGACCCGCTCTGGATCGGTTCACAGCTTCAGTTCGAAATGCTCAGGCTTGAGAAAGAGCTCAGCGAAGTCGCGCTCGGCCTTAGACCCGCAAGCGATGTGGCCTTGCGCTTTGACATCGCCTGGAGCCGGATCACGATCCTTCAGGAAGGTAAGCTTTCGCGGCTTCTCAAGAGTTTTGCCATAGATCAAACCGTGCTTTCTGCCCTTGAGGAAACCTTCCAGACCGTTGAGCCCCATATTGCTGAGTTCGCAGCACAAGAGATGACAGACGCCGTGCGGCGGCAAAAGGCCGCGCATATTCTGGATGCTCTCGAAGGCTACGATATGGCTTTACGGGACTTGTTGGTGGCCCTTGCACAGGCCAAAAACAGCTCTCTCACTGAGTTCAGAACCGGTCTGCTGTCTTTATCGCATGCCATTGCCTATCTCGGCATGACACTTTTGACCCTCTTTGGCATCTTCGCCTCCCTGCTTCTGATCGAACTGCGAGCTGTCAAAAAGAGGGAAAGAGAAATGCGCATTTTGGCCGAAGAAGCGACCTCAGCATCACGCATGAAAATGAACTTCATGAGTGTGGTCAGCCACGAGTTGCGCACACCACTCACCTCGCTTCTCGGCGGGCTGTCTTTGCTGAAAGCCAAAGTGGGCGCCACGTTGAAAGACCCAACGGCTTTGAAACTGCTAGACGTCGCCAGCCGCAACGGGGATCGGCTGCTCACATTGGTCAACGATATTTTGGATGCCCAAGCCTTAAGCGATGGAAAAGTCTCGGTAAAGCGCGAGTCAGCGGACCTCAATGAAGTCGTCATAGCCGCGGTTGAAAATTGCCAAAGCTACGCGGAAAAGCTTGGGGTCCGCTACGCTGTTCACACCCCCAAAGAGACCTTGATCTCTTTCACCGACAGCGCGCGGGTGGCGCAGGTCCTGAACAACCTGATCTCCAACGCCGCCAAATTTACCTCCCCCGGGGATGTGGTTGAGGTCAGCCTGACGCGGCTCAACGACAAAGCGCGGATCGAAGTCACCGACCATGGGATCGGCATCCCCGAGGCTTTGCAGCCCGACATTTTCACTCCCTTTCATCAGATCAACCCCGGCACCACCGGCGCAAACAAAAGCAGCGGTTTGGGGCTGAGCATCACCAAACAATTGATAGACCTGCTCGGCGGAAAGGTGGGGTTCACCTCCGTCGAAGGAGAAGGATCGGTGTTCTGGATCGAACTGGAACTGCGCTCGCACTCTCGTGAGACCTCAAATGCGCGATTTACCCCGGTGCTTCTTACACCCCTAGCTTAAAAGCAATGCCGCTGCTGCCAAGCTTTGCGCGATGCGCGTGGTTTACCCCCTCTTAAGAGAGCAGATGTGCGCATCTCCAAGGGCCAGCAAACTCAGTTTAATGTCTCTCGCATGGCGCTAAGCTCAAAGGGACATAGCGCTACTTTCGCATAAGCATCCTGAATAAGCTGGGAAATCATCGGGTCGATGTCGCCATATTCTTTCATTAGCTTGCTGACCTCGGCATAGGTTAAGTCGCTAAACTTGCGTGCGTTCAGCTGGTTATACCCTTCTACGAAGTTATCCACACTGTATCCGGTCATTCTTTAATCCTCCCCAGGACTTTAGCAGCGCTAAGTGTCTTTACAGAAAATCGCGCGGTATTCAAGCATTTCGATTTGGACGTCTAAATCAGATAAAGCCAGTTGGTCGTCACAGCATATCCATTGCCAGAGCGCGCTCCGCCGCCTACACATTTGAGACGATATACGGGGAAGTGCATATGTGGAATTCGAGGTACGTATCCGAGATTGATTATACGTTCGGTCATTTTCCCCTTTTGTCCTCGGACAGCCTAAAGCCCGCAGCCCTGCTGGCGAGCGACAAGCATTCCGTTCCAGAAAGCCCCACAGATCTGGAGTTGGACGCATGCAAGATTTTGGGTAGCAATTAGGGCTCTTGATGCGACCAGATTATCTGCATGGTCTTTTTGACCGTCCTCATATGCGCAAAACAGTCCTTTATGTTCTGATATTTCTACTGACGCTGTGGCATGGCCATTTTTTTCTGACCGGTTACCGGCTGTCGGCTGACGATGTCTATTTCACCTATATTGCGCTGCAGGGACCCAAAACTGTTCTGGAAACGGCCCGCTGGATTGCCGAAGGGCAAGGACGGGTCGGATTTCTCTATCTTCAGCCCATCAATATGTTCGCGGCGCTGATGTCTGAGATGTTGATCTGGCGCCTCGTGTTCGTCACGCTCTACTTCTCCACGGTCTGGTTAATCTTTGTCTATGCGGGAAAGGTGCTCAAACTTTCCATCGCACCGTTTTCTTTTCTCATTTTCCTCGCTCTGCATCCCTTGGGTTTTGAACATCTTCCCCCCACCACCTACCCCTTACAGAACACCCTGCCTTTTTTGGTATTGGTCAGCTGTCGCCTTGTTGCCCTGTCTTACGGAGAACGGGGGGGCTGGAGGGTACTGAACCGCTTGCTTCAGTTCGGCGCCATGCTGGCCACCGAATTTGCTTTGCTTTTGGGCATCGTCATGGTGGCGGCAGAGGTATTTGCCAACCACCCCTTGTCCCTGCGCCGCCCTCTGCCTTGGCTGCGCGCTCTTGTGAAAGACACACGCGTCTGGATTGAGATCGTCACTCTGGGTTTGGTCGTGGGCGTCTATATTGCGTATCGGCTGGCGCATCCCTCAGGGTATGAGGGAAACTCTCTCGCAGGGATCGGCAATCTCGGTGCTCTGATCAGCACCACCTGGCACCATATCAATGATGGGTTGGTGCTGCCGCGCTTTAGCAGCCGTTTTCTAAAGGTGCCGCTCTCGGTCTGGACCGGGACTGCCCTGTCAGGCCTGGCCATGTATGCCGCAATCATTTTGACCCTTCGTATCCCCTTTGGCAAAAAAGTCTCTTTCGCAGCAGTCGCGGCGTTTCTGCTGATCAGCATGATCTTTGTGACGCTGCCTGTCAGCGCGTCGCTTAAGCAGCAGGGCTGGTGTCAAGGAACAGGCCATTGCGCCTATCTCGACAGCCGCACCAGCATTCTAGGGGTGGTCTTGCTCTTGGCCGTCGCCGGGGCGGCCGCCTTACGGCACAGCCCACACAGAAGGTTCGGGGAGCTCCGGCGCCCTCTGGTGGCCTGCGTAACTGCAGTGATCTTTGCTCTGGGCGGTCTGCACCACTGGCATGTCGCCCAAGATATGCTGCGCTACGATAGAGTTTGGAAAAGCGCTCAGCTCTTGGCCTGTATGCCAAACCTAGTTCCCGAAACGCCCGCCCAGCTTTATGATCTCATCGACCCCGGTCATGTGGTTCCCTTTCACGAGGACGAGGCCCCCCTGCGGTTCTGGCCCCTCTACCTCGAGACCGTCCGCCGTCAAAGTGACTGTTCAGGCACGCAGGTGCTACAGCGCAGCCTCGCGGGGAGCTACCTTCCCAATTTATGGCCAGAAGAGCTGCAGAATATTGGCGGGGATGAAGGGTCGAGGTATTTAGGATCTGGCTGGTCTGAAATCGAGGATTGGGGCGTTTGGAGCCACGCAGAAAAAGCGGAGCTGATCATCATCCCCAAAGGGTTAGAGCCCGGGGATCAGGCAAGATTGCAGCTCGATGCGCAGATGTTTCTGGGCCCAGACCGGAGCGCGCAACGCCTTATCATCACACAAAATGGCCAAACACTTTGGGAAGGCACGCGCGGCTCAGAAGGCCAATCCCCTGATCCGATCTTCCGCCTCCTGCCTCACGATCCTGCACAGGAGACCATCACCCTGACGCTCATATTGCCAGATGCCCATGCGCCCCCAACTGGCGGGGATACCCGCACGCTTGGTATTGGTTTAAAAGGACTTCTCCTACATAGGCCCTGATAGATTATCGGGGCGCGTAGACCCAAAATTTAAGCAAAAGAAACGTGATGGCAGGGGTTCCACAGGCGATAAAAATCCCGGCCCAGCCTGATGCCCAACCCAACCCTTCTGTGACCAAGGCCACCCAGAATGCATTGAGCACGTAGCCCACGGCCACCACCACGGCAAAACGTAGCGCCAGCGTGCGGCCCGTCCCCGCCTGCTTGGAAGATCCCGCGAAACTGAACCACGTATGCCCCACATACGACAGGCCGACGCCGACCAAAAACCCCATAGCGTTGGCGACTTGAGGTGATACGAGTGAAAGCATGCCAAGATAGGTGCCTACATGCACCCCGGTGGCCAATGCCCCTACGCCTCCAAAGCGCAAGATTTCCCCAAGAAGATGGCGCATTAGGGTTTATGATCCTCGGCGTTTGCCGTCTCAAACTGAATCTGCTCGCGCACCAAATAAATAGGCCGTGCCTTCACCTCGGTGAATATGCGCGCCAAATATTCGCCAATAATGCCTAAGTTGATCATGATCAGCCCATTGAAAAACAACAGCACCGTGGCGAGCGTGGCAAAGCCGGGCGTATCACGACCGAACAACAATGTGTCGATCAAGATATAGAGCATGAACAAAAGGGCCGCTGCCGCGACCATAAATCCCACATAGCTCCACATTCGGAGCGGCACGGTGCTGAAGGAGATGATCCCTTCCATTGCCAGTTGGAACAGCTTCCGGAACCCGAACTTACCACTACCCTCTTGGCGCGCGGGGCGCACAAAATCGATCGTGGTTTGGCGAAAACCAAGCCAGGCAAATATTCCCTTCATAAAGCGGGTGCGTTCTGGAAGGCGGTGC
This is a stretch of genomic DNA from Sulfitobacter indolifex. It encodes these proteins:
- a CDS encoding SDR family oxidoreductase, coding for MRRALVTGAGKRLGRAMALYLAGRGFDVAVHYATSRMEAEETAADIVAQGRRASLLQANLLDEAETQTLLPRAAAALGGPITCLVNNASIFEADDIYTATPESWERHIGSNLRAPFVLTQAMAGQGLHATPDERGEPRATGLIVNMIDQRVHSLTPEFMSYTIAKMGLWAMTRTTAQALAPAIRVNGIGPGPTLQGQHQSEEVFAQERRDTVLERGVNLEDITAALGYFIDAPAVTGQLICTDGGEHLKW
- the folE2 gene encoding GTP cyclohydrolase FolE2, with protein sequence MTIETKVSETPDRKAAKAALATLRAWAQEATSAEVAALDPAVARMVNGAGYPAFNRIYPADFTGGANYKATLPDLQNGPSSLIRGAQQLIQHVGISNFRLPIRYHSRGAGDLQLETSVTGSVSLDAQKKGINMSRIMRSFYRHAEATFSFEVIEAALDDYKADLESLDARIQMRFSFPMKIESLRSGLAGYQYYDIALELVEQEGKRKKIVHLDYVYSSTCPCSLELSEHARATRGQLATPHSQRSVARISVEVLDAEGCLWFEDLIDFCRRAVPTETQVMVKREDEQAFAELNAANPIFVEDAARLFCEQLLADARVGDFRIVASHQESLHSHDAISVLTQGDTFAAQSFDPKLFNTLFHVG
- a CDS encoding sulfotransferase family 2 domain-containing protein; amino-acid sequence: MPLSKINGKLLHFVHIPKTGGSCITSYLRAKGPLALYSREPVEWSKTTPQHMEAATQRMILPDGFCDHRFCILRDPFERLLSEYRYRATRKNPAEALPEHIGPGDALTVELDWTTEFCGTFDAWVEKIFADQIADPYLSDNHIRPQVEFTGPDVKMFLFEEGLEQVFHWIDHVTQTDRAIVPLDRNSSVKFSIQMLEQTRKSIENFYQEDLQLIQEIKAGRRSALQVSR
- a CDS encoding molybdopterin-dependent oxidoreductase, whose translation is MRLKNILNPIFVAALLALPTIGAAQTILTVATSEQSATYTLEDLLALPQTTVVTKNDYVDTAATFQGPRLRAVLEPLNVAPDATLKMVALNDFSSDVPAVDAFDYDVILAVLRDGEPMSVRDKGPIWVIYPMDDHAELQDNSINGRLVWQLKNISVE
- a CDS encoding sensor histidine kinase, giving the protein MAAQKHIRRVTDKSRSVRAALLVFFVGAVLFGSGIVYKLSDRVDNIQTAEQSDPLWIGSQLQFEMLRLEKELSEVALGLRPASDVALRFDIAWSRITILQEGKLSRLLKSFAIDQTVLSALEETFQTVEPHIAEFAAQEMTDAVRRQKAAHILDALEGYDMALRDLLVALAQAKNSSLTEFRTGLLSLSHAIAYLGMTLLTLFGIFASLLLIELRAVKKREREMRILAEEATSASRMKMNFMSVVSHELRTPLTSLLGGLSLLKAKVGATLKDPTALKLLDVASRNGDRLLTLVNDILDAQALSDGKVSVKRESADLNEVVIAAVENCQSYAEKLGVRYAVHTPKETLISFTDSARVAQVLNNLISNAAKFTSPGDVVEVSLTRLNDKARIEVTDHGIGIPEALQPDIFTPFHQINPGTTGANKSSGLGLSITKQLIDLLGGKVGFTSVEGEGSVFWIELELRSHSRETSNARFTPVLLTPLA
- a CDS encoding GtrA family protein; this translates as MRHLLGEILRFGGVGALATGVHVGTYLGMLSLVSPQVANAMGFLVGVGLSYVGHTWFSFAGSSKQAGTGRTLALRFAVVVAVGYVLNAFWVALVTEGLGWASGWAGIFIACGTPAITFLLLKFWVYAPR